The Brassica oleracea var. oleracea cultivar TO1000 chromosome C7, BOL, whole genome shotgun sequence sequence GTAATAATATTACAATGAAAATATAGGAAATAATAAAAATACAACCAAATGCAAAGTCAAGATTATAGATACAAAAATACGAAGAAGCATTCTTCTGAATATATCAGTGGTTCATAGATTGATCCATACCTTTGCAATATTATTGGTTTACAATTGAGTACGAGTGTACTATTAATCCGGTGCATCATGCCTTACTAGATTAAGAACATCTTTAACCACGTTCCATAATTTAGTACAAAATAAAGTGAAAAATAGAATAATGAAAAATAAAAAAGTGATTACTTTATAAATAGAGTGATTTTTTTTTTGTTAATACTCAATTTTTCATTCCATTTTTGAAGTAAATTATGTAAGCTTGTCAAAAAAAAGTTACTAATTTTTAAATAATATTATAAAATTTTGATTTTTTTTTGTTTTTAAATTTTTAATGGTAAAACCCCTCGACTATGTTTACTTAATGTAGAAACTTTTAAATTAAAGATTTACCGGTAGTAATGATAATTATGGCCTGCTATGGTTTAATTCATTAAATACTTAGTTTGAAGGTTTTTACTCAAAACAAATTTACTGGAAGAGTTTTAACTTAAAAATCCTAACAGAAATAACAAACAAAGGTGCTTTAAATTTTAAGTGAATCAGATATTTATTACGTTTCATAAAACCATTACAAAACAACACACACAAAAAAATATTACAAAAAATCAAATAAATAGAGAAACGCCACATCATCCTAGTTAATAAAAACGCCCGTACAGCTTTTTAAAACAACACTGTTGGGTCTTTAGGAGAGGGCTCTCTTTTACACTCTGTTTTATTCCTATCTTTTTATCTGTATACATTTTTTCTTTACAAAAAATGAAGTATAAACGAACCATCTGTTTTTCAAACCCCTTTTGAATAAAATAGTAAAGGAAGGTAAGAACCCTAACTTGATGCCTAAGCAATTGAGATGCATCGGCGGTGACCAACTCGTGTTCTTATTTTCTGCACACGTTTGGTCTCTTCTCTCCACACGTTTCCAATGTCTTTAGCGATGTTAACAGCGTCTGCTGATGCTCCGGCCAATCCTTTCCTCGTGAATCCAGCCGCGTAAAGTCCCGATTTCCCTTTCCATGCGTTTGGAAAAGGCGATTTTGGAAACCCGTTTTTGGAAAACATATCACTTTCCTAAAGAGCACAAAAAAAAAAACAGATTCAGTTTACTTGTCACACAAGAAACTACTTCAACTATCAAACTAAAATTGTTTCGTTTCGTTTCTCACCTGAAGCCAAGAAGGAACGTTGCTGCGGTAACCTGTAGCGAGAACAACAGCGTCGAGATCTAATATCTGACCATCAACGAGCTCCACGTGATTACGAGAGAACCTTTTGATTCCAGGGACGATATCTACCTGGCCGGATCTGATTTTCTCCATTGCTCCGATGTCAAGCACTGGAGTCTTCCCTGTGACAACCTTGAGCTCCATCGGGCCCATTTTGGGCCTCTTTAGCCCATACTTTGTCAGGTTTCCCAAAATCAGCCATGCAAGAATTAACAAAAGCTTGTCTACTAGCCATAGAGGTAGCCACTTCATAAGCATCATTGAGATTTCAAAACTCGATTTGCCTAGAATCTCTCGGGGTAAAACATGAACCTGATCAAAATTAAATAACCAATAACCAAATTAGTCTATAGCTCGAGTCTTAATCAAAGATAAAGTATTAATTTTTATAGTTCAAATATTTATTTGCCATATAAATATAAAGCGTTCGTTGATTATATAACTTACCGAGCTACGCACAACCATGGAGGGATTGGCATTGTGATTCGCGAGATCAAGAGAAACTTCCATGCCAGAGTTTCCACATCCGACGACAAGAACTCTCTTTCCCCTGTATTTCTCTCCGGATTTATACTCGCAAGAGTGGATCACCTCGCCGTTAAACTCCGTCGTGAGCCCATCAATCTCCGGAACAACTCTCTCCGCGTTTTCTCCCGTCGCCACCACAAGCCACCGGCAGATATATTCCATCTCCGACCCAGAAGTAGCGGAGGAAGAAGACGTCTTAATGCGCCAGAGACCACTGGTCTTGTCGAACCGAGCAGATTGAACACACTCGTTGAATTGCGGATTAATGTTGAACCGTGTAGCGTAGGACTCAAGGTAATCGATGAACTGTCGTTTTGTTGGATATTCCGGGTAGTCTTCTGGGAAGGGCATTTTGGGTAACTGACAAACTTTCTTGGGTAAATGAAGTTTGAGTCTGTCGTAAGTTCTTTTCTGCCAGAGTGAAGCTATGCACTCTGCCCTCTCCAATACTACAAAGGGAACACCTTCGTCGCGGAGGCAAGCTGCGGTGGCTAGCCCCGATGGGCCGGCTCCGATGATAACCGGACCGTTAACCCAAATGCACCGTCTTCTGTCGGAGAAGTCTTCACTGCCCATGAGTCTAAACATGTTATCCATTTTAAGGGGTGAGTTTGATCGAATAGGTAGAATATATATTGATAGTCAAATAAGATTTAGGTGTTTTTGTCCAGGCGTGGGTGAGTTTTGTTTTTATCAAGGCGTGGGTGAGTTTGGTAGTGAACTTAAACAAGGTTTTTGTTTGTTTGTTTGAGAAATGAGATGTTTTGGAATGTGTTTGGAGATGGAAGTGGTGTGGGTGAGTTTATATAAAGGACGAACTATAAGGAAGCTGCATGTGATTTGCGCATTCTAAGGTTATTTTTAATCAATTAAATGAATGCAAAAGTTCTTCAATAAGTGTGGCTAATTAAAATGTATTAGTTTAGTAGGTTTCCCATTTAATCATATGCTTTCGCTTAAAATGCGAAATAGTTTATATTATTTAAGCTTTTCCTTGTCGAATCATTAGATTCTTTTCTTCAAAGTTGCTGATGGGACTTTGATTAGAGTATCTCATAACAATCCATAATCATATGCCCCTCTTTAGTTGTATAGATTAATTCGTCACAACTAATATAATTGTGTTATGGTATCTTACTATTAAACCATAATACTTCTTAGGATTATGGTCCTGACTTTTCCAATTAATTACGAAAATTCTATTACCTTTTTCAATTGTTTTTAATGGTTTTCGGAAATTAAAAGCCCAACAAATTAGAAAGTAGCATATGTTTCTGTTTAACTAAATAAAACAGTCCAATAATTTAAACAATTTATCCATTGTTTTTAAGTCCATTTCGTGTATGTTTACTAACCCATCCATATTCGTTTGTGTTCTAACTCTATACCCTAAAACTCTATTCAAACCCTAACTCTATTCAAACCCTGTTAACACCATCAAAAACCCGTTGTCCAAAAAACTATACCAAATATATTGGAGTTTATTATAATGCCTATGTCTTATNNNNNNNNNNNNNNNNNNNNNNNNNNNNNNAAATATATTAAATATTATCTTTCAATAATATTAATTATACTATTATAGTATAGGGTTAGCATATTTCAAAATCATTTGTTTTCAATGTTATTGACCTTTTAAACAGCCAATAGTATTTAAATAATTAAACATTTATATTTACCAAATTTAGGATATAAATATAAATATAAAAAATAAATAGAAAATCATAGATTTTCGGATTCAAATCAAATAAATTCCAAAAATATTCTCTATAACATTCATTTTCGTAATTGCTACATACAATAAATTCAAAAGATAATATATAGAAACAAGATTTTCCGATTTAACAAAATTAACTTGATGAACACGCAGAGAATATATTATGTTTGACATGGTAACTGAATTTTCCAAATACCAATTTTAAAAGATAGAGATATTCGATAATAAAGAGAAGATCCCCCAACTTTCTCTCCAAGTTTTTCCTAAACCCTAAGCATTCTCTTTTGTCAGTTTTAGAATACTTAAACCTGTTTTGGGTTGGGTTATAGAAAACAAAAGTTGGTCGTTGATTTGTAAACCCAATTTACCAGTAATCCTTCATGTAATTTTTGATCCTATAGGCTTTAAAGCTCAGTTTTTACTTTTGTATATTCGTTAACATAAACATGGATAATTTTTGTTCTTATTAAAAAGGGCTTTTTGCAAAAGTGACTCAAAACTTGGAGTCAAANNNNNNNNNNNNNNNNNNNNNNNNNNNNNNNNNNNNNNNNNNNNNNNNNNNNNNNNNNNNNNNNNNNNNNNNNNNNNNNNNNNNNNNNNNNNNNNNNNNNATTGTCTACACAGATCATGCTGCTTTGAGACACCTTTTGGCCAAGAATGATGCAAAACCCAGGCTTTTGAGGTGTATCCTTTTGCTTTAAGAGTTTGATATGGAGATTAAAGACAAGCCCGGAGTTGAGAATGGTGTAGCTGATCATTTGTCCAGATTGAGGGTAGAGTCTGGTATTCCTATTGACGAAGGACTTCCTGAGGAGCAGATCATGGCTATTGAAGCAGTGATAGCAGTTTGTGAGACTGGTAGGAAGCTGGAAGAAGTCAAAGCAACAGAAGAGAAGGAACCNNNNNNNNNNNNNNNNNNNNNNNNNNNNNNNNNNNNNNNNNNNNNNNNNNNNNNNNNNNNNNNNNNNNNNNNNNNNNNNNNNNNNNNNNNNNNNNNNNNNNNNNNNNNNNNNNNNNNNNNNNNNNNNNNNNNNNNNNNNNNNNNNNNNNNNNNNNNNNNNNNNNNNNNNNNNNNNNNNNNNNNNNNNNNNNNNNNNNNNNNNNNNNNNNNNNNNNNNNNNNNNNNNNNNNNNNNNNNNNNNNNNNNNNNNNNNNNNNNNNNNNNNNNNNNNNNNNNNNNNNNNNNNNNNNNNNNNNNNNNNNNNNNNNNNNNNNNNNNNNNNNNNNNNNNNNNNNNNNNNNNNNNNNNNNNNNNNNNNNNNNNNNNNNNNNNNNNNNNNNNNNNNNNNNNNNNNNNNNNNNNNNNNNNNNNNNNNNNNNNNNNNNNNNNNNNNNNNNNNNNNNNNNNNNNNNNNNNNNNNNNNNNNNNNNNNNNNNNNNNNNNNNNNNNNNNNNNNNNNNNNNNNNNNNNNNNNNNNNNNNNNNNNNNNNNNNNNNNNNNNNNNNNNNNNNNNNNNNNNNNNNNNNNNNNNNNNNNNNNNNNNNNNNNNNNNNNNNNNNNNNNNNNNNNNNNNNNNNNNNNNNNNNNNNNNNNNNNNNNNNNNNNNNNNNNNNNNNNNNNNNNNNNNNNNNNNNNNNNNNNNNNNNNNNNNNNNNNNNNNNNNNNNNNNNNNNNNNNNNNNNNNNNNNNNNNNNNNNNNNNNNNNNNNNNNNNNNNNNNNNNNNNNNNNNNNNNNNNN is a genomic window containing:
- the LOC106304772 gene encoding probable indole-3-pyruvate monooxygenase YUCCA5; this encodes MDNMFRLMGSEDFSDRRRCIWVNGPVIIGAGPSGLATAACLRDEGVPFVVLERAECIASLWQKRTYDRLKLHLPKKVCQLPKMPFPEDYPEYPTKRQFIDYLESYATRFNINPQFNECVQSARFDKTSGLWRIKTSSSSATSGSEMEYICRWLVVATGENAERVVPEIDGLTTEFNGEVIHSCEYKSGEKYRGKRVLVVGCGNSGMEVSLDLANHNANPSMVVRSSVHVLPREILGKSSFEISMMLMKWLPLWLVDKLLLILAWLILGNLTKYGLKRPKMGPMELKVVTGKTPVLDIGAMEKIRSGQVDIVPGIKRFSRNHVELVDGQILDLDAVVLATGYRSNVPSWLQESDMFSKNGFPKSPFPNAWKGKSGLYAAGFTRKGLAGASADAVNIAKDIGNVWREETKRVQKIRTRVGHRRCISIA